The Actinomycetota bacterium genome contains the following window.
GCCACATATCAGGTGGCCAAAGTCGAATTGGTCGAACGAGTATTCAACGAAGGCCCCCAGGAGGCATAGATGCGTGTCGCCATAGCAGGAGCCGGAAAAGTTGGTCGTTCGATCGCACGTGAACTCATCGCCAGCGGTCATCATGTGCTGTTGATCGATCGCGACGCGGACCTTGCGCGCCAGGGGGTGGTTGAAGGAGCCGAGATTCTGCTCGCAGACGCCTGTGAGATCTCCACTCTCGACGAGGCAATGCTCTCGCAGTGCCAGGTCGTCGTAGCAGCGACAGGTGATGACAAGGTCAACCTCGTGGTGAGCCTGCTGGCCAAGACTGAATACGGTGTGCCTCGCGTGGTCGCCCGCGTCAATCACCCAAAGAACGAATGGATGTTCGATCAGAGTTGGGGTGTTGACGTCGCGGTGTCCACCCCGCGCATGCTCTCGGCTCTGGTGGAAGAGGCCGTCAGCATTGGTGACCTTGTTCGGTTGTTCTCATTTCGCCAAGGTGAAGCCAACCTTGTTGAGATCACCTTGTCGGTCGACTCCCCTGTTGCCGGTCAGCGCGTCGGGGACCAGCCATGGCCGCCAGACACTGCGCTTGTCGCCATTGTGCGGGGGCAACGCGTCATCAGCCCGTCTGCCGATGATCCGCTGGATCCAGGTGATGAACTGCTCTTCGTTGCCTCGCCTGACCAAGAGCCAGCTCTGCAGAAGCTTCTCGGGCACCTGTAGCCCACTGATCAGTCGGCGCTTGCCCGCATCGCTCGATACGTGGGAGCCAACAGTCGATAGGTGAAATACGCGGCTCCAAGAAACAGCGGCCACCCCATCACGACCTTGACAATGCCGAGTGCAGTGACATTGCCCGCGAAGTACAGCGGCGCTTGCACGACGAGTCGGCCAAAGAACACGCCTACCCAGATCCAACTGGCTGCAGCCAGGACTCGCCGCTGAACAAGATCCTTGCGCCAACTCGTGCCCTTGCCCGTGAAGAACCCTAGGAAGACCCCAATCAGGGGCCAACTCACCAGGATGGAGACGAGAAAGGCCATGCCGTAGGCCAGGTTCGTCAGCATTCCGATGAAGTAGAAGTTCTCAGCTCTTCCGGTGTATTTGGCAAATCCGGCAGAGATCAGCACCCCCGCAAACCCGGCTGCAATCTGCTGCAGGGGTTCGTGTCGGACCAATCGCCACAGGACTATGGCTCCCGCTGCAATGAGGGCCGCCGCCAGTGAGGTGCCCAGATTCTGGTTCGTGACCAAGTAGGCAACGACAAAGACGATGGTCGGCAATCCTGAGTCGATGATGCCGCGCCAGCCGCCGATGGCTCGTTCAAGCAGTACGGACTCGGCGCGAAGGTCGGCCGCAGTCTCATGCGAAGGCGAGGGTGCAGTTTCCTCGTGACTCATTACTGCGATGGCTTCAACTGGTATCGCGGGTTGTAGATAGTCTTACTGCCATCGATATTGGTCATGCGTCCTGTGATCGTCATGCGTCGCCCGGCCACAATCCCCGGGATTGTTCGGCGTCCCATCCAGATGATCTTGGTCGCACCTGAGCCGTCATAGAGCTCAATCTCGAATGAGGGGGCCTTGTCCTTGGGAAGGATGGTGACGTATCTGACTGTGCCAGCCAAGCTGACAAGCTCCCCGGCATTGCAGGCGCCGATGGCGCTGCAGGCTTCAGGTTCGCCTTTGAGCTGCTCGAGCAGATCAGCGGCTTCGGACTCTTCTCGAGAGCGCAGAAACTTTGCCCACGGACCTTTACTGGTCATCAGCGAATCTCCGTTATCTCTAGTCCGCGTTCGGGCGGCAGCAGGACTGGCGAATCCTCCTCAGTCGCATCTCCATCATCTACCTCGGGAAGCTGCAGAGGAAGAGGATTGCCTACCGGCATCGCCTCATTTCCACGCACGACTACCAGCCCACGTAAGGCAGACTCAAGCACCTCCGCTGATGCCCCCGGCCGAGATGCCGAACCCAGAAACACTGCCCGAATGAACCAGCGAGGTCCCTCGATTCCCACAAAACGCGCTGGCTGGAGGCCTTGCTCGGCAGGCACTTGAGCCCGCAGTTCCATGCCGAAGGGGCCATCTGCCTCCTCGACGAGTCCATTGGCTGCATTGATGGACGATGCGATCTGCTTGCGGGTCTCTTCCCACAGTCCGCCCGATTTGGGGGCTGCGAACACCTGGATCTGCACTCCGGCGTCTGAAGTAGCAAGAGTCACCAGCGCAACTGCCCCGGTGGCATCGTCCACCTGCACCTGGACGTCCACGCCCGCAGTCGATGTGATCAGCAGGCTTCCCAGATCGAGTCGCTCGGTGCCGTCCCACTCGACTTCTGATTCGTCCCAGGGTCCGTCCGCGCGAAATTCGTCTGTCACGCGTCCACCGTAGTGGCCTGCACACCCGTAGAGCCGAAGCCACCCTCCCCACGGTGGCTGCCCGGCAATTGCGCCACCTCGACAAGTGCAACCCGGGCCACCAGCTGAATGACAAGTTGGGCGATGCGATCGCCTCGCTTCAAGGAGATCGTTTCGCGCGGATCCAGATTGATGAGAATGACACCGATCTCACCTCGATAGCCGGCATCGATCACGCCAGGTGCATTGACCATGCCCAAGCCACGCTTCAAAGCCAGTCCACTGCGCGGATGAACGAAGGCGGCGTACCCCGCAGGCAAGGCGATGGAGATTCCCGTGGGCACAAGAGCGCGTTGCCCAGGGGGAAGAGTCACGTCGACTCGCGCTCGCAGATCCAGCCCCGCATCGCCGGGATGCTCGTAGCTCGGAATCGGCAGCTCAGAGTCCAGTCGGGTGATGAGCACCTCAACATCCATGAAGCGCGACTCTACTGACCGCGTGCCGCTTGGCGGCTGTGCCTAGGCTCAGGCTCGTGAATTCGTCCTATCGCGAGCGACTCCTGCCAAAGTGGTGGGTCTTCGTCTTCATCGCATCATTGATTGCGATGCTGAGCATCGCCTACGGCTCAGCAATCAGCGCGCTCGTGGGATGGATCATGTTCATCGCACTCTCGGTTCTCGTTGGCGTGGGGATCTTCACCAGCTCGCCCGTTATTGAAGTCAGCGACGTCCTTGCGGTGGATCACGCGCGGCTTCCCATGGCTTGTGTAGGCGAAGTCGCTGTGTTGGACTCGATGCAAACGCGTGAAGTTCGCAATCGTCGCACCGAAGCACTCAATTTTGTGCTGGTGAAGACCTGGGCTGCTTCTGAATCAGTCCTTATCAAAGTGACAGACCCAGACGATCCGCACCCAGCGTGGCTGATCAGCACTCGCCACCCTGGCGAGTTGACTGCTGCGATCAATGCCAGAGCCACATCCGCTGGATAGCGCACAGCACTATCTGCCAGAGTGTGCCCATGAGTAGGCAGCAGAGCGACGAACTGGAAGTTCAACCGAATCCAGTCATGCACTTGATCGCACCGATCACCGCAATTGCCGCAACGATGGTCATGCGCAAAGTACTCACGTCTGCGTACGCTCGCAGAACCGGCAATGACGCTCCCGATCCACGAGATCCTGACGTGCCCCTGGGCCGTGCCCTGGTATGGGCCGTGGGTATCGCCGCATCTGCAGCTGCCGTAGAGCTCGTGGTCTTTCGCCTGATGAACCGCGGCGGCAGTTCAAGCTAAGAACAGTCGCTGCAGACTGGGCCGTCCTTGCCCTCATGCGCAAGTTGGCTGCGGTGGTGCACCAGAAAGCACTTCGAGCAGGTGAACTCGTCGGCCTGGCGTGGAAGTACCCGGATCGTCAGACTCTCATCAGAAAGATCGGCGCCAGGGAGTTCCAGATTCTCAGCGGCTTCAGCTTCGTCAATGTCGATAGCGCCCGAATTCTTCTCAGCACGTTGCGCTTTCAGGTCCTCTAGGGATTCCTCGGCCAGTTCTTCATCGGTCTTGCGCGGTGCGTCATAGTCGGTAGCCATCGCTCTGCCTTTCTCTTGGCCGCAGAACAACAGCGGCGCGGAGATTGTGCCTCATGACTTTGTGAAACTTCTGAGAGGACAAGCCATGCTGATTGTGCTGCGCGCTAGCCTGCTGAGCATGCCGATCTACGCACTTGGTGAACTCACCCCTGAAATTGATCCAACCGCCTTCATCCATCCAGATGCCGTGATCATCGGCAATGTCCACATAGGCCCGGAGTCAAGTGTGTGGCCCGGTGCAGTGCTTCGCGCTGACTACGGATCCATCACCATCGGCGCGCAGACCTCGATCCAAGATGGCACGGTCATTCACTGCACGCTGGAGGAGCCCACCACCATCGGTGATCGATGCACCATTGGGCACAACGTGCACATCGAAGGCGCCCTTATTCACGATGACTGCCTCATCGGATCTGGCTCGATCGTGCTCAACGGATCAGTGATCGGCCCTCGGGCGCTCATCGGCGCGGGTGCCCTGGTGCCGATGCGCAAGGTTGTGCCGGCGCAGGCCCGGGCCGTTGGTGTGCCATGCGTCATCAAAGAAGATGCCGTGGACGGAGTGCCAAATGAAGATGGCACCCAAGGCTACGTGGCAAATGGAAAGCGCTATCTGGCCGAACTGCGCCGCCTGAGCTAGCCGATCAGGGCGCTAGCCGTGTGCTTTGCGAAGCGCCGCCCGGAAGGATTCCGCAATCGCCGGAACTGCCGTCACCATCGTCTCCTCGTAGACACTGTCGCCCCATAGCCCGGACACCGATGCCCCTGCCTCGCTGGCGATGAGCGAGCCGGCCGCAACATCCCAGCGTGAAAGTCCGCGTTCGTAGTAGCCATCAAATCGGCCCCTGGCCAGCCAGCAGAAGTCGATTGCGGCGCCGCCCATGCGCCGAAAGTCGCGCACTTGACCGGCCAGAGCGAGCATCACTGCAGCTTGCTCCTGCCGGCGCTGCGCTGAGTAGCCAAATCCAGTTGCCACCATGGCCATCCCCAGGTCACTGCAATCAGCAACATGCAACTGCTCAACCAAATCCGGATCCGTGAGCGCGTGATGAACCAGCCAGGCTCCTGCGCCAGCTATGCCGATGAAGGCCTCGTCGAATTCAGGTGCCACAACGATGCCGATGACCGACGCGTTGTTGATCTCCGCTGCCACCGAAACTGACCACATGGGGATCCGGTACAGGTAGTTCACCGTTCCATCCAATGGATCCACTACCCAGCGCACACCTGAGCTTCCGATGCGTTCACCACCCTCTTCGCCCAGAAACCCGTCGTCAGGTCGCGCGCCAAGCAGGCGTTCCACCAGCATTTGCTCAGCACCACGATCCATCTCAGTCACCGCATCAACGGCAGTCGATTTGCTGTCGACCAAGAGCCCATCTGGCCGCTCATCTCGCAGGAACAGCGCGGCCTCGGTGGCTGCCTGCCAGGCCACCGGCAGCAAGGGGTGCTTGCGAAGGAGTACGGCGAGCAGGTTCATGCGCCCAATCATGGTCGGTTCACCCCTGGGTGCAGTCAGCCCGCCGCGGCAGTAGCGTGAGTGAGATGTTGGCTTCCTACCGCGAGGTGCTGCGGACCCCGGGAGCCATGCGGTTTTCAGCTGCAGCCTTCATTGCGCGCATGCCATCAGCCATTGTCATGCTGGCGATCGTGCTCTACGTATCAGAGAGCACTGGCTCCTACGCTCAGGCTGGCGCGCTCGCTGCTGCATTCCAGATCGCCGCGGCTGGCGGCGGGCTCGTCTCAAGTCGCATCATGGATCGCCGCGGACAGCGGGCAACGCTGCCCCTGCTCGCACTCGTTCACGTGATCGGGCTGCTCATGTTCATCCTCAGCCACGACAATCTCGCAATGCAGGCCATCGGGGTCGTGCTTGCTGGCGCTGCGTACCCACCCATGGGTTCAGTCGTGCGATCGCGTTGGGCGTTTGTCCTTCGTGACTCCCCCGATCGCTTGCGCACGGGATTCGCCTGGGAGAGCGTGCTCGATGAGTTGATCTTCACGATTGGCCCGCTCGTCACCGCTGTGATGGCCGTTCAACTGGGATATGCGTGGCCATTTGTCGTTGCGTGCGTTCTCACCGTGACCGGCTGCCTGCTCCTGGCGCACGAGCATGCAACACAACCAGCGATACAGGTCGAGCATCACGAGTTGGGCAATGCTCTTCACCAGAAGGGCATGTGGCGCCTGCCGCTGATCGGGGCGTGTTTCGGCTGGGTATTTGGCAGTTATGAAGTGTCCATAGTTGCGTTCACTGCCGAACAGGGCATGGCTGGCTGGAGCGGACTGGTACTTGGACTCTGGGCAGCCGGCTCTGGTCTTGGCGGTCTGTGGTTTGGGCAGCGGGCCTGGAAATCCACTCTTCAGCAGCAGCTGGTGGTCTGCACATTCATTCTTGGCATCGTCTTGATCCCGGCAATATTTGTGCGCTCCGTCCCAGT
Protein-coding sequences here:
- a CDS encoding TrkA family potassium uptake protein; this translates as MRVAIAGAGKVGRSIARELIASGHHVLLIDRDADLARQGVVEGAEILLADACEISTLDEAMLSQCQVVVAATGDDKVNLVVSLLAKTEYGVPRVVARVNHPKNEWMFDQSWGVDVAVSTPRMLSALVEEAVSIGDLVRLFSFRQGEANLVEITLSVDSPVAGQRVGDQPWPPDTALVAIVRGQRVISPSADDPLDPGDELLFVASPDQEPALQKLLGHL
- a CDS encoding DUF3159 domain-containing protein produces the protein MSHEETAPSPSHETAADLRAESVLLERAIGGWRGIIDSGLPTIVFVVAYLVTNQNLGTSLAAALIAAGAIVLWRLVRHEPLQQIAAGFAGVLISAGFAKYTGRAENFYFIGMLTNLAYGMAFLVSILVSWPLIGVFLGFFTGKGTSWRKDLVQRRVLAAASWIWVGVFFGRLVVQAPLYFAGNVTALGIVKVVMGWPLFLGAAYFTYRLLAPTYRAMRASAD
- a CDS encoding DNA-binding protein, yielding MTSKGPWAKFLRSREESEAADLLEQLKGEPEACSAIGACNAGELVSLAGTVRYVTILPKDKAPSFEIELYDGSGATKIIWMGRRTIPGIVAGRRMTITGRMTNIDGSKTIYNPRYQLKPSQ
- a CDS encoding DUF3710 domain-containing protein, giving the protein MTDEFRADGPWDESEVEWDGTERLDLGSLLITSTAGVDVQVQVDDATGAVALVTLATSDAGVQIQVFAAPKSGGLWEETRKQIASSINAANGLVEEADGPFGMELRAQVPAEQGLQPARFVGIEGPRWFIRAVFLGSASRPGASAEVLESALRGLVVVRGNEAMPVGNPLPLQLPEVDDGDATEEDSPVLLPPERGLEITEIR
- the dut gene encoding dUTP diphosphatase; the protein is MDVEVLITRLDSELPIPSYEHPGDAGLDLRARVDVTLPPGQRALVPTGISIALPAGYAAFVHPRSGLALKRGLGMVNAPGVIDAGYRGEIGVILINLDPRETISLKRGDRIAQLVIQLVARVALVEVAQLPGSHRGEGGFGSTGVQATTVDA
- a CDS encoding DUF3093 domain-containing protein; the encoded protein is MNSSYRERLLPKWWVFVFIASLIAMLSIAYGSAISALVGWIMFIALSVLVGVGIFTSSPVIEVSDVLAVDHARLPMACVGEVAVLDSMQTREVRNRRTEALNFVLVKTWAASESVLIKVTDPDDPHPAWLISTRHPGELTAAINARATSAG
- a CDS encoding DUF4235 domain-containing protein, producing the protein MSRQQSDELEVQPNPVMHLIAPITAIAATMVMRKVLTSAYARRTGNDAPDPRDPDVPLGRALVWAVGIAASAAAVELVVFRLMNRGGSSS
- a CDS encoding DUF4193 domain-containing protein, translated to MATDYDAPRKTDEELAEESLEDLKAQRAEKNSGAIDIDEAEAAENLELPGADLSDESLTIRVLPRQADEFTCSKCFLVHHRSQLAHEGKDGPVCSDCS
- a CDS encoding gamma carbonic anhydrase family protein, which translates into the protein MLIVLRASLLSMPIYALGELTPEIDPTAFIHPDAVIIGNVHIGPESSVWPGAVLRADYGSITIGAQTSIQDGTVIHCTLEEPTTIGDRCTIGHNVHIEGALIHDDCLIGSGSIVLNGSVIGPRALIGAGALVPMRKVVPAQARAVGVPCVIKEDAVDGVPNEDGTQGYVANGKRYLAELRRLS
- a CDS encoding inositol monophosphatase family protein; translated protein: MNLLAVLLRKHPLLPVAWQAATEAALFLRDERPDGLLVDSKSTAVDAVTEMDRGAEQMLVERLLGARPDDGFLGEEGGERIGSSGVRWVVDPLDGTVNYLYRIPMWSVSVAAEINNASVIGIVVAPEFDEAFIGIAGAGAWLVHHALTDPDLVEQLHVADCSDLGMAMVATGFGYSAQRRQEQAAVMLALAGQVRDFRRMGGAAIDFCWLARGRFDGYYERGLSRWDVAAGSLIASEAGASVSGLWGDSVYEETMVTAVPAIAESFRAALRKAHG
- a CDS encoding MFS transporter, whose amino-acid sequence is MLASYREVLRTPGAMRFSAAAFIARMPSAIVMLAIVLYVSESTGSYAQAGALAAAFQIAAAGGGLVSSRIMDRRGQRATLPLLALVHVIGLLMFILSHDNLAMQAIGVVLAGAAYPPMGSVVRSRWAFVLRDSPDRLRTGFAWESVLDELIFTIGPLVTAVMAVQLGYAWPFVVACVLTVTGCLLLAHEHATQPAIQVEHHELGNALHQKGMWRLPLIGACFGWVFGSYEVSIVAFTAEQGMAGWSGLVLGLWAAGSGLGGLWFGQRAWKSTLQQQLVVCTFILGIVLIPAIFVRSVPVLAITTFIAGAAISPGLISTFALVERLVPSVLLTEALTWTNSGMILGYAAGTALSGLFIDSLGTSVSFVLPVLGAWIASLLALGPTPATRTSPAAP